The Verrucomicrobiia bacterium genomic interval CTGGCCCACTTCACGTTGGAGCGCGACGTGGTGTTATCCAGGTTCGGCGCGCCGGGTTTGCTTCCCCCGTAACTGCCGCATCCGGCGGCTCCCTGGTTGCATTGATATTCATCACCCAGCGTTCCGGGATTGTGTCCGAATTCGTGCGCAAACGTTCCCCAGCCCGAACCCAGCGTGACTGCGAAGTGACTGCTTCTGGCGCAGCCGCCGCCGTTCGCTTCATTCAACACCACAGCGACCATGTCGGCTTCGGGAACGTGATGATTCAGGAAACCTGCAAGGCGGATTTCCGTTCCGAGCTCAAGCGGGAAAATCGACAGTGGGGTGGGCTCCATCCAGCAACGATTCCAATTGCCGCTGTAGCGGAACATCAGTGCGGTATTGCGCGCGAGGGTGACGTTCCCGTTCGCATCCACTTGCGTGACCCCTGAATCCTGCGAAGTCGTGTTGATGCGAAAGACATTCATCGCGTTCATGATTTCCGGGTGAATATCCTGGCCGAACAACTGGTTCATCACCACGTTGCTCACATAATTGTTGAACAGGGCCTGGTCGCCCGGGGTGTTGCGAAAGCCGTCGGCAATGATGACGAAATTAAATTTCTGAGAGCGCGGACCGCTCACGTGCAGTTGCGTGAGCGTTGAACCGTCATGGTTCGCCGCGTGAACTTCTCCCTCGCCTTCCCGCGTTTTCTCCAGCAGTTCAACGATGTTCGTTTCGTTCAGGACTGTAAGCGGTTTGAAGCTCTTTTCATTTCGAAGGAAAGCCTCAGGTGTGAGGAATTCAAGGTCGGCCAGCTCGAGATATTGATAGAGTTCAAGCCTGAGCCCGTCGAACACCGGTTTGCCCTCAACGACCGGAACGGGGACGGGCAGCCGGATGACACCCCCATGCGACTCATGCACGCCATGCGACCCGCGGAACGGTGGATCATATGAACGCTCGAAGAACGGATCAGGGCCGACGCCAATGTAGAAGATGTTGCCCGGAACATTCGGCGCGCCGGCCGGACTGCGAATCACCCAGATCGTGGAGCCAATCGTCGGCAACGGAAACGGTTCCGGGAGACGGGAATCGCCTTCCAATTCGTACGCCGTCAGCGGGTTCACCTCGCCGTCCTCGTGAACTTCGATCGTGAGGCGCAAGTGTGTTCCGGGCTCGCGGAAGTTCGGGATCGGATCCGGGGGCGTTCCGGGCGGCAGGTCAGGAATGTCGATGAGGAGCTTCATGTCTGCGTCTTCGCGCGGCGGCGGGTCCACCACGCCTTCCTTCGGCAGTTCGCGGATGTTGTCGCCGTTCCAGCCCTTGTCGATCTCCCCTTCGCCCGGCTCATTGTCCGGCAAGCCCCCTGTTTGCGGCCGAGGTTCGCTCGGGAAGAGATTCGCCAATGACGGATCGTCCTTTTGAAAAGCTGGCGTCCAGACGCGGACACCCCATTTGCCAATCAAACCTTCAAGGTCGGGCGCCCGATAGCGTCCGGGCGGAACAGGTGCGCTGCCGTCATTTCGTTCCGTCAGGAACAAGTCCGTATCCGTGCGGCGCGACAGAAATCCCAGAAGGTCGTTCAAGGTGATCGGACCCGTGATATCGAGTTGCAGGGTGCCTTCGTCCACAAGGAAGGAAACGGGTGCTGGCCACGTGACGACCCGAAAAAACCGTTCAGGAAAGTCGTCTTCCATCGGCACGTTCAGTTCCAATTCCGATCCCCACGTGAGAACCGGATCGCTCACCGGCGTCCAGGCCGCCATGTTCGTTGTGGATTCCATCCGGACGAGATGATTCGGCTCCAGCGCCAGCTTGAGGCCAAGCCAGCCGGCGGACCCGAATTCGTCTTCGACGATGAAACTCTCGACAATTTCCGATCCGGCAGCACGGGCGTTGGGAACCGATATCAGACCGCCTACGCACAGGGGGACCCAAGGGACAGCAAAGCACTGATCTTCATAACTTTAGACTGGCTTTCAGTTAGCGCGCGGAGAGACGGCGCGTTTCGGAGGGAGATGGAAAACGCCCGTGAGCGCATTCATCAGTCCGGAGTGGATGCTCCGGACTATTACGTAAGGGATTGTCTGATGCAATCGAAAAGATTCAAAGGATTTGGCATGGCGACACGCAGTGGGATTTACAAGTCTGATGTATCGCCGGGTTCCAAGTCGGCAGGGTGTGATCAACGCCAGGCAGCAGATTTGACAGCCTGTGGATGTGGGAAGCCGGACCTTCAATTCGCGCGGGGAACCCCCCCCTGCTCTTTAGCGAGTGGTTGAAAGGAAAACGACGTTTCCAAGCCGCGGGTGTTTCCCTATCTTCGTCCGACTATGTTGCTTTCGGTTCGGTCAGTTCACTTTGTGGGGATCTGCGGCACAGCCATGGCATCCGCCGCGGTCGCGATGAAGGAGAAGGGCTTCGAAGTCACGGGTTCGGATCAGAGTGTTTACCCGCCGATGTCAACCTTTCTCGCCGAACGCCAGATTCCCGTCATGAACGGCTATGCGGAGCGGAATCTCGCACATCAGCCCGACCTGATTGTCATTGGCAACGCCATTTCCCGCGGCAATCCGGAAGCCGAGTTTGCCCTCGATCACAAGCTCCGCTATTGCTCTCTGCCCGAGTTGCTCAAGGAATATTTCATCCGTGGCAAACGCTCGATCGTTGTCGCGGGGACACACGGCAAAACCACCACCACGTCGCTGCTCACGTGGGTGTTCGAGCATAACGGGCTGAATCCGAGTTATCTTATTGGGGGAATTCCGAACAACCTTTCACAGGGCGCCCGATTCACGGACAGCTCGTGGTTCATCATTGAGGGCGATGAATACGACACCGCATTTTTCGACAAGCGGAGCAAGTTCGTGCACTACCTGCCTGAGGTGGTTGTTGCCAACAACCTTGAGTTCGACCATGCAGACATCTTCGAGAATCTCGCGGCCATTCAGAAATCGTTCTCACATCTCTTTCGGCTGATTCCGCGCAATGGCCTGCTGCTGGGAAACGGCGACGATCACCATCTCGCGCCCTTGTTGAACGTGACCCATTGCCCGGTGAAGCGGTTTGGGCTCGGCGGCGATTACGCCGTGAACGCGTTTAACATCCGCTACGGACCGACGGCCACCGAGTTTGAAATTCCGAGTTTTAAGTTTCACCTGAATCTGGTCGGGGAACTGAACGTGCGAAACGCCCTCGCGGTCATTGGCTGCGCCAAACATTGCGGCCTCTCGAACAAGCAAATCCAGGGCGCCTTCGACACGTTCAAGGGAATCAAGCGGCGCATGGAGATCAAGGGAATCGCTGGCGGCGTCACAATCATCGACGACTTCGGGCATCACCCGACCGCCATTCGCGAAACCCTGCGCGCGCTGCGAATCCGGTATCCGCAACAGAAGCTTTGGGCGGTATTCGAACCGCGCAGCAACACCACGCGCCGCAATGTTTTCCAGGCGGAATTGGCGGATGCGTTCGCCGATGCCGATGCCGTCGTGGTTTCGGAAGTGGCGCGGCTCGAACAATTGCCACCCGGCGAACGTCTGAACCCCGCGCAGTTGATGCAGGATATTCAGGCGCTCGGAAAAGACGCAACGTACCTCGTTGACGCCGACGCGATTGTCGCTCACGTCGCAAGGCATGCCCAGGGCGGAGAGATCGTGTGTGTGTTCAGCAATGGCGGGTTCGGGGGCATCCATGCAAAACTGATCGAGCGGCTGGGACGGCGGTAACTTAGAATTTTTGAAGGCTTCACCCACCTGTCACGTCTGAAAACGCATGAAACGCAGAACAGCGGGTTTTACCCTGATCGAATTGCTGGTCGTGATCGCGATCATCGCCGTTTTGGCGTCCATGCTTCTGCCTGCGCTCTCCTCCGCAAAACAGAAGGCGTGGACGATTTTGTGTAATTCCAATCTCCGCCAGATAGGGGTGGGGATGACGCTGTACGCTGATGATTTTAACGGTCTGTATCCGCGGTCGGGAGGAATGATTCCCTGGAACACCGTGGATAGCAGCGCGCCGACGAATGCGTGGATGCAGCAAGTCGCGGCGTTTGTAATGAACACCAATCTTTATCGGTGCCCGTCAAACAAAGCACTGCCCCTCGAACAACAATCGCCGTTCAACTATTTCAATGGCGCTCGCGCTGCGTATGTGGCCGAAGGGAAGGCCGCATCGCTCAACATGCGGCGCATCCGGTTTCCATCGGCAATGGTGCTTTCCGGCGACACACTGGAGTTTCATCCCTTTGATGCCGACAAGGACGATTACAGCCAGAACTGTGTGGGTGGAATGCTGAATGGGTATCCATGGATCGAATGGCGTGCGCATTCCAGGGGGCAGAACATCCTGTTCACGGACGGCCATACGAAGTGGTATCAGCGATATCATCCGCAGGAGATGACATTTCGTTACGAGTCGCTTCACGGCTGGGAGTAGTTTCTCGCCACTGGCATGGGCGGGGCGGTGGTTGGAGGTGGTCCAATAAGGCTGGGGATTTATAACTTCCCTTCGCAGTTCGTTGTGTTAAACCAGCTTCCGGAATAATACACCTCCACGAATATGAAAACGATCACGCTTGTGCTGTCACTGATGCTCGCCGCCGGTCTTGCAGGACTAGCAGTTTACCAGCAGAAGAATGTTACCCGGCTGGAACAACAACTCGCAGCAGCGCAGGAGCAGCTCGACACCTTGAACGCGGAACTCGCAGCTGTGCGGGCTGCCGCCGAGCAGAGTGCCACCGCACAGCTTAAGGCAAAGGTATTGCAGGAGACACTCTCGCAGGCGTCGGCGATCTCTCTCGACCAGTCCAACCAGGTCGCGCAACTGGAACAATCGCTTGCCGCGGCCAAGACGAATTCGCCGGGGCTATCTCGTTTGTTCCAAGACCCCGAAATGAAGGAAATGATCAAGGCGCAGCAGAAAGCCTTCATGGGCCCGATGATTGACCGGAACTATGCCGCGTTGTTCCAGCAACTGGGGCTCAACAAGGAGCAGGCTGATCATGTCAAGGCGCTGATCGAGAAGAAGATGCTCGTGGCGGCGGACATGGGCATGTCGATGCTCGACGGCTCGTCCGATCCCGCGAAACGCAAGGAACTTGCCGACAAGGTGAAGGCTGATACGGACGCGGTGGACAGGGAAATCGCGGAATTTCTAGGCGCTGACAATCACAAGATTCTGAAGGACCACGAAGCCTCGATTCCTGACAGGATGAGCGTTTCGCAGTACAAGGATCAGGTAGCTGGCACGGGTGCCGCCCTCAATTCCGGACAGGAACAGCAGTTAATCGACACCATGAGCGACCTCCGCAAGAACTTCAAGTGGACCACCGACTACAACAACCAGACCCCGCCGGATGGAAATATGTCGGCAATGTTCAGTGAAGATCGCCTCACGCAACATGCCAGGGAGCAGGAGCGATACAATCAGGAGCTTCTCGCCAAGGCACAGACGTTCATGACCGCCGAGCAATTGAATTCCTTCAAAACCTACCTCGAGAATCAGCGAAAGATGCAGGAAGCCGCGATGAAGATGGCGGGCCGGATGATGTCTCCCTGATATCCGCGGCAGGGTGTCATTGTTTGGAAACAAGCTGGCCAAACAGTGGCTATTAATCCGGACTGGTCATCGAGGAACCCTTGTGGCAGTGTTTTCACGGCGATGGCTGGCTTCGTTGTAACACCCCAAACCCCTCAGCGCACTGCGCTCGCCGCTGTTTTCACAAGCGTCATGGGTTGCCTGCTGCTGTTGGGCATTATCAGTCCGGCGCGAGCCGGGGATGTGCCCGATGATCCCCGGTTTCTGGACGGGACATTGTGGGGCTTGAACAACTGGGGGCAGAACGATGGAATCCCGGGAGCGGACATCAAGGCGCTCGAAGGCTGGGCCCTTCAAACATCAGCAAGCAACGTCATCGTCGCCATCCTCGACACTGGCATTCGCTATTCACACGAGGACCTCGCGAGCAACGTGTGGCGCAGTCCGATTGACGGCAGCCATGGAATCAATGCCATTGCGGAATCGAATGACCCCTTCGATGACGAAGGGCACGGAACCCTCGTCGCGGGGATAATTGGCGCGGTTGGGAATAACGGACTTGGAGGCGTTGGGGTCGCATGGCAGGTGCAGTTGATGGCGTGCAAATGCCTGAACCACCTTAACGAAGGGTCGGATGCCTCCGTTGTCGCCTCCCTGGAGTTTGCGATGGCGAACGGCGCGCGCATTGTCAACGCAAGCCTCACAAGCACGGTCTTTTCCGAACCTGTTTCGAACGCGCTGGTCCGATTGCGCGATGCAGGAATTATCGTGGTGGCGCCGGCTGGCGACAACGCATCGGATATCGACGCCACGCCCGTATATCCCGCCTGCTACGATTTGGACAACATCGTCTCGGTAACTTCGTTTGCACCCGACGATTGCCTTGGATTCAATGCGAATTACGGGATGACGAATGTGGATTTGGCGGCGCCTGGCGACCGCATATTTTCCACCTACTTTGCCGCTGACGATTCCTACCATCCGATAACGTATCCGTGGAATGCAGGCTATGGCACATCCTTCGCGGCGGCTTACGTGTCAGGCTCGCTGGCGCTGATCGTCCAGCGTTATCCTGACGAAACACATCAACAGATCATCGAGCGCCTCCAACGCAGCACCGATCATGCAGCGGAGTTGAATGGCAAATGCGTCACTGGCGGACGGCTGAATCTTCGCAAAGCGTTGAGCCCGCCCATGCACCTCCTGCCGATCGGCGGCGGCGAATCATCGGTGCAGTTGCACGCGTCCGTGGGGTTCAATCGGGCAGTCGTGATTGAAGCATCAACGAACCTGTTCGAATGGTCGCCCGTGCTGACGAACCAGACGACCACAAACTGGAGTTTTGAATTTGTCGAAATCCGAAATCCGGACGCAGAGCAGCACTATTTTCGGGCGATCAGCGCACCCTGAGGCCTCCTGCAACATCCGAGTTTTTACTCGAGGTGAAATACCTCTTCCATTGCGGCCCACCATTCGTCCTTTGAGCGATCTTCCAACGGTTTCTGGCACGGAATGCATACCGACCACCAGCGCTGTGTTGCTGGATCGGCCGCCATGCTTGCCATGTCGGCCGCGAAGTCCGTTCCGGTGTATTCGAAATAACTGAAGAGGTAGTGCTCTCCGTCGGGAAGCCGGCGCAGGAAGATGGAATAGTTGCGGATGTTGCACTGCTTGATCATGCGCAGGACGTCCGGCCACACTGCTGCGTGGAGTTGTTTATATTCCTCGAGTTTCTCGGCGCGAACGCCAATAACTGATCCGTAGCGTTTCATAAAAAGTCGTTCCGCACCTGCCGATCGCGTTCGGTTGCGATGAATAATTTTGCTGCTGCCTGATCCCCGCCCGCTTTCGCAGCCTTGTCGCCGATGTGGTTGCCGTATGTGAGAAGCAACACCGACGCGGTCAAGACCAGCAGTGCTGCTAAAATCGTCGCGTGCGTCAGGCGCCGGCATTGCTTCCATTCGCGCAGAACCACCCCCACAAGATTGCTGAACAGCACAAGCATGATCATGTGCAGCGCCCAGCTCGTGAATTCATAGTTGCCCATCCGCACGTGACCCAGGTTGTAGAAGAAAAATTGGCCATACCAGAACAGGCCAGTGATTGCGGCCATCACGAAGTTGACGGGCAACGACGCCTTTTCAGTTCCCGCAGGCAGCTCAACCAATTCGCCAAGGGTCTTATGCTTGCGATGCAAATAGAGGCAATAAATCGCAGTCGTGATGAAGGCGCCGGTATTCGAAAAAATATAAACGACGTTCCCTTGCCAGACACCCGCGCCGTGATCCGCCGCTACTTGCGCGATCGGTTTGCCTGCGTCGAGAGCAAACCCATAAACCGCCGACAAAACGCCAGCCAGCAACGAGAGCGCCAGCCCCTTTCCGAGTGAGAAGTCGCCTTTGTTCTTCTGTCGCGTCAGATCGGTTTCCTTCAGCCGTCCTGCGAACCCTGTCATCGCGATTCCCACAATTCCAACGAGGATTCCGACAATCACCCACTGTGCGCCCGGTTTGCTAAGTGTTCCGCCCAGGGTGCCGTGAACCATCGGGGGAATCAGCGTGCCGAGGACCGCCGACAACCCGACCGCGATGGCATACGTGAGGGAAAATCCAATGTGCCGAATCGCCACGCCAAACGCAGTGCCGCCTATCCCGTAAGCCGCCCCGAGCAAGAACGATCGCACCATCGCATCGCGAGGTGCTGCCTGCAGGACATCCCACAGATGCGGGATCGTTGCCATCGCTCCGAGGATCGGCAGCAGAAACCAGCAGAACGCCGCCTGCGTCAGCCAGTATGTCTGCCACGACCAGCGGCGCACGCGTTTTTGCGGCGTGTAACACGTTGCGGCAAACAATGCGCCAATTGCATGCATCGCAATGCCCAGGAGCGGATTGGAGGCGACAGTATTCACGATTCTTCAACGACGGGGTTGGTCAGGGTGCCGATGGCTTCCACCTCAACACTGACCTGGTCTCCTGGCTGGAGCCAGCGCTGCGGGTTGCGGGCCATGCCGACGCCGTGAGGCGTTCCTGTCAAAATCACGGTTCCTGCGAGCAGCGTCGTGCTTCCACTGAGGAACTCGATCAGCGTCGGAACGTCAAAGATCATGTCGTTCGTGTTCCAATCCTGCAGCGTTTCACCGTTTACAACGGTCCGCAGCTGCAGGCTGTTGGGAATCGGAATTTCGTCCGCGGTAACAAGGGACGGACCGAGAGGGCAGAAGGTGTCGAATGTTTTTCCACGACACCATTGGCCGCCGCCGAATTGCTTCTGCCAGTCGCGCGCGCTCACGTCGTTTGCACAGGTGTAACCCAGGACGTGTTCCAGGGCGCGTGCGCGTGAAATATTTCTGCCGGGTTTTCCGATGACCACCGCGAGCTCACATTCGTAATCCACTTCGTTGCTGCGCAGATGCCGCGGAAGCCGAATCGGGTCGCCCGGATTCTGCAGCGCGCCCGGCGACTTCATGAACAACACGGGGAACTGCGGGATCTTTGCGCCCGTTTCATTCGCGTGGTGGCGATAGTTCAATCCGATGCACAGGATCGATGTCGGAACCAAAGGGGCGAGGAGTTTCGAGACGTCGGCTTTTGTTGACGTTGTCTTAAGGCTGCCAAACAGGTCGCCCTCGAGTTTCAGCGCGGAACCGTCCGGTTGTTGAGCGGCATGACCGATGTTTCCGTCACGATCCTGGTATCGAATAATTCTCATTTGGGATTCACCTTCTTCAATTCAATTCCGCCGTGTTGATTTGATTCGTAACACGCTTCTACAAGCCGCATGGTTTCCAGTGCGTCGCTCACGGGCGAAACCAGCGCGGCATCTTCGCCAGCCGCGAACCGCTGCACGTTCGACATTACGCCGATGAACGCGTCAGGAAACCAGCGCCCTTCGAGCGGGATGCCAGTCCATTGCGGGAACGAGCGTCCGATCACTTCGAGCCGATCCGCCACGCCGCGCGGGTAATCGAGCAGCAGCCCGAGCGTTGCAATGGCACAGCCTTCCGTGCCTTCCACGCGTATGCTCGCGGCCATGTGCTGCAAACCGAATCGATGACAATGGTTCACCGAAAGGCAGCAGCGTTTCCATTCGCCGTAATCCAGGATGATGCTGGAGCGGACGCTGGCCAGGTTTGGAAAGCGCGGATGCTTCACAGTCCGGGCAAACACCCGCCCGGGATCACCGAGGAACAGGCGGATCAAATCCAGGTGATGCACGGTATGCACAAGAATCTCAACCCGCGATTCCTTCGCAAGAAACGGGAACAGGTCCCAAGGGGTTTCCAGGTTCAAGTGAACTTCCACGTCGACCAGTTCTCCAAGTTCCTGGCGTTGAACCAGGTCTCGCATTGCGAGCATGTACGGCGCGAATCGAAGTTGAAAGTTCACGGCCGCCTTCAGCCGCTTCCGCTGGCAGAGATCCACGATACGCTGCGCTTCGGCAAGGTTTCGGCCCATCGGCTTTTGAATGACAACCACGGATTCGTCGGGAAGTTCGCTGAGCGCGGATTCATGCGCGCCGGGAGGGGTTGCCAAATCGAAAACTGCGTCCGGAATATTCGTCGCTTCCTTGAAGGAATCGAATACCCGCACCCCAGACTCCTGCGCGCGTTCCCGTGCCGCCGCGGCATTCACATCATAAATTCCCGCCACAGGAAAACCGGCTTTGCGATACGCAGGCAGATGCGCGTCGCGCACAATTCCGCCAGCCCCGATCAGCACAATCGGCCGCAGGCGAGCCGGCGCCGGCCATGCCTGCTGCAGATCGTGCGGAGCCAATGGTGTCATGGATTCAAACGATAAATGCGCTCCGCGTTGCGATGGAAGAACTGTTCGCATCGCGCGACGCTTTCCGCGCCGAGGATTTCCCGGATGATCTCAACCCAGCGGCAAAGGTTGGCAGTCAGGTTGCAAACGGGCCAGTCGCCGCCGAACAGCACGCGATCCCATCCAAAACAATCGATGCAATGCTCCACATACGGGCGGATTGCTTCGACAGTCACTTGCGCAGGATCGCAATACGCGGCTACACCCGAGACCTTGCACGCCAGGTTGGGAAATGCCGCAATCCTGCGGATGGATTCGCGCCATGCGTCCATTTCGTGTCCCTTGATGTTCGGAACGCCGCAATGGTCCAAAATGAATTGAACGTCCCCGGCATTTCCCAGCAAGCGGCTTGCGCGGGGAAGCTGGCGCGGCAGCAGGCAGAGATCGAAGGTCAGGTGGTAACGCGCAAGTGTTTCG includes:
- a CDS encoding L-rhamnose mutarotase, with amino-acid sequence MKRYGSVIGVRAEKLEEYKQLHAAVWPDVLRMIKQCNIRNYSIFLRRLPDGEHYLFSYFEYTGTDFAADMASMAADPATQRWWSVCIPCQKPLEDRSKDEWWAAMEEVFHLE
- a CDS encoding S8 family serine peptidase, which codes for MAGFVVTPQTPQRTALAAVFTSVMGCLLLLGIISPARAGDVPDDPRFLDGTLWGLNNWGQNDGIPGADIKALEGWALQTSASNVIVAILDTGIRYSHEDLASNVWRSPIDGSHGINAIAESNDPFDDEGHGTLVAGIIGAVGNNGLGGVGVAWQVQLMACKCLNHLNEGSDASVVASLEFAMANGARIVNASLTSTVFSEPVSNALVRLRDAGIIVVAPAGDNASDIDATPVYPACYDLDNIVSVTSFAPDDCLGFNANYGMTNVDLAAPGDRIFSTYFAADDSYHPITYPWNAGYGTSFAAAYVSGSLALIVQRYPDETHQQIIERLQRSTDHAAELNGKCVTGGRLNLRKALSPPMHLLPIGGGESSVQLHASVGFNRAVVIEASTNLFEWSPVLTNQTTTNWSFEFVEIRNPDAEQHYFRAISAP
- a CDS encoding amidohydrolase; its protein translation is MKVIDTHQHLLYPDRFRYPWLKDVPPLSGARFGLQEYRAAAQNTGIEQTLFMEVDVDESQMEEEARFFLDLADDSASNIIGVIAAARPERGDFEAQVNRVMHPRLKGFRRVLHTQPDSLCEDSRFIANIETLARYHLTFDLCLLPRQLPRASRLLGNAGDVQFILDHCGVPNIKGHEMDAWRESIRRIAAFPNLACKVSGVAAYCDPAQVTVEAIRPYVEHCIDCFGWDRVLFGGDWPVCNLTANLCRWVEIIREILGAESVARCEQFFHRNAERIYRLNP
- a CDS encoding Gfo/Idh/MocA family oxidoreductase; its protein translation is MTPLAPHDLQQAWPAPARLRPIVLIGAGGIVRDAHLPAYRKAGFPVAGIYDVNAAAARERAQESGVRVFDSFKEATNIPDAVFDLATPPGAHESALSELPDESVVVIQKPMGRNLAEAQRIVDLCQRKRLKAAVNFQLRFAPYMLAMRDLVQRQELGELVDVEVHLNLETPWDLFPFLAKESRVEILVHTVHHLDLIRLFLGDPGRVFARTVKHPRFPNLASVRSSIILDYGEWKRCCLSVNHCHRFGLQHMAASIRVEGTEGCAIATLGLLLDYPRGVADRLEVIGRSFPQWTGIPLEGRWFPDAFIGVMSNVQRFAAGEDAALVSPVSDALETMRLVEACYESNQHGGIELKKVNPK
- the mpl gene encoding UDP-N-acetylmuramate:L-alanyl-gamma-D-glutamyl-meso-diaminopimelate ligase — encoded protein: MLLSVRSVHFVGICGTAMASAAVAMKEKGFEVTGSDQSVYPPMSTFLAERQIPVMNGYAERNLAHQPDLIVIGNAISRGNPEAEFALDHKLRYCSLPELLKEYFIRGKRSIVVAGTHGKTTTTSLLTWVFEHNGLNPSYLIGGIPNNLSQGARFTDSSWFIIEGDEYDTAFFDKRSKFVHYLPEVVVANNLEFDHADIFENLAAIQKSFSHLFRLIPRNGLLLGNGDDHHLAPLLNVTHCPVKRFGLGGDYAVNAFNIRYGPTATEFEIPSFKFHLNLVGELNVRNALAVIGCAKHCGLSNKQIQGAFDTFKGIKRRMEIKGIAGGVTIIDDFGHHPTAIRETLRALRIRYPQQKLWAVFEPRSNTTRRNVFQAELADAFADADAVVVSEVARLEQLPPGERLNPAQLMQDIQALGKDATYLVDADAIVAHVARHAQGGEIVCVFSNGGFGGIHAKLIERLGRR
- a CDS encoding prepilin-type N-terminal cleavage/methylation domain-containing protein — its product is MKRRTAGFTLIELLVVIAIIAVLASMLLPALSSAKQKAWTILCNSNLRQIGVGMTLYADDFNGLYPRSGGMIPWNTVDSSAPTNAWMQQVAAFVMNTNLYRCPSNKALPLEQQSPFNYFNGARAAYVAEGKAASLNMRRIRFPSAMVLSGDTLEFHPFDADKDDYSQNCVGGMLNGYPWIEWRAHSRGQNILFTDGHTKWYQRYHPQEMTFRYESLHGWE
- a CDS encoding L-rhamnose/proton symporter RhaT, with product MNTVASNPLLGIAMHAIGALFAATCYTPQKRVRRWSWQTYWLTQAAFCWFLLPILGAMATIPHLWDVLQAAPRDAMVRSFLLGAAYGIGGTAFGVAIRHIGFSLTYAIAVGLSAVLGTLIPPMVHGTLGGTLSKPGAQWVIVGILVGIVGIAMTGFAGRLKETDLTRQKNKGDFSLGKGLALSLLAGVLSAVYGFALDAGKPIAQVAADHGAGVWQGNVVYIFSNTGAFITTAIYCLYLHRKHKTLGELVELPAGTEKASLPVNFVMAAITGLFWYGQFFFYNLGHVRMGNYEFTSWALHMIMLVLFSNLVGVVLREWKQCRRLTHATILAALLVLTASVLLLTYGNHIGDKAAKAGGDQAAAKLFIATERDRQVRNDFL
- a CDS encoding fumarylacetoacetate hydrolase family protein, giving the protein MRIIRYQDRDGNIGHAAQQPDGSALKLEGDLFGSLKTTSTKADVSKLLAPLVPTSILCIGLNYRHHANETGAKIPQFPVLFMKSPGALQNPGDPIRLPRHLRSNEVDYECELAVVIGKPGRNISRARALEHVLGYTCANDVSARDWQKQFGGGQWCRGKTFDTFCPLGPSLVTADEIPIPNSLQLRTVVNGETLQDWNTNDMIFDVPTLIEFLSGSTTLLAGTVILTGTPHGVGMARNPQRWLQPGDQVSVEVEAIGTLTNPVVEES
- a CDS encoding M64 family metallopeptidase gives rise to the protein MESTTNMAAWTPVSDPVLTWGSELELNVPMEDDFPERFFRVVTWPAPVSFLVDEGTLQLDITGPITLNDLLGFLSRRTDTDLFLTERNDGSAPVPPGRYRAPDLEGLIGKWGVRVWTPAFQKDDPSLANLFPSEPRPQTGGLPDNEPGEGEIDKGWNGDNIRELPKEGVVDPPPREDADMKLLIDIPDLPPGTPPDPIPNFREPGTHLRLTIEVHEDGEVNPLTAYELEGDSRLPEPFPLPTIGSTIWVIRSPAGAPNVPGNIFYIGVGPDPFFERSYDPPFRGSHGVHESHGGVIRLPVPVPVVEGKPVFDGLRLELYQYLELADLEFLTPEAFLRNEKSFKPLTVLNETNIVELLEKTREGEGEVHAANHDGSTLTQLHVSGPRSQKFNFVIIADGFRNTPGDQALFNNYVSNVVMNQLFGQDIHPEIMNAMNVFRINTTSQDSGVTQVDANGNVTLARNTALMFRYSGNWNRCWMEPTPLSIFPLELGTEIRLAGFLNHHVPEADMVAVVLNEANGGGCARSSHFAVTLGSGWGTFAHEFGHNPGTLGDEYQCNQGAAGCGSYGGSKPGAPNLDNTTSRSNVKWASWIPSWRPLPTAQANIADNQQDVGIFPGATMGSGQWWTGIYRPSWRGRMNNNTPVNNPVGYTQVRENFRPRQEGDFRKTVVGDFDGDGLDDVVMLDDRQLSLYLARDRNVGANDPVKGSPPRSVTGVLQPTWFNTGPLWNAARNWLWITRKNDIIRVGDFNNDGMDDLYVANVNDWAQPYVCMLRSFGNRFEPVHIYASNLPGWQMTAGDEFYVGDLDDDGRSDLMVFNGKNWIMPYFLLTRSTGSALQYVRRYDQFLPNWEMGRNEKFHVGDFTEDDRDDLAVIDTASWAQVHLRTYAAVPGGLALRDRYYGTIPGFWQMRRKDVLHVLDYDNDRMSDLAIFNGFDWGPVYLGMMRVVNGNINPQKRYDNAGNDVPGWQMRRHDRFRTADVNGDGRDDLSVFNAVNWSTEYLGILRSTGSGNLQGTWQDNWIGGWNLGSVDSFHVSDFRGTGGWDDLFVYNKNWFGLLRSHSNHYKLEAIYPKWIFNHRYHPSGLW